A single Lysinibacter sp. HNR DNA region contains:
- a CDS encoding DUF3040 domain-containing protein — translation MALSEREQRLLEEMERNLYNSESDVVNTSNAAKLRPSYRSLVVGILLAIAGIIVLLAGVVTSLAWLGVIGFVAMLGGVLYAITPRKSSGNPQHDAKVGSSHKTPRSAANAQPKRSLSERMSDRWEKRQDGEL, via the coding sequence ATGGCTCTATCCGAGAGGGAGCAACGGCTTCTGGAGGAGATGGAACGTAATCTCTATAACAGTGAGTCCGACGTGGTGAACACGTCAAACGCGGCTAAGTTGCGCCCTAGTTACCGGTCTTTGGTTGTGGGGATACTATTGGCGATCGCGGGGATTATTGTTCTGTTAGCCGGAGTGGTTACCTCGCTGGCCTGGCTTGGAGTGATTGGTTTTGTCGCTATGCTCGGCGGGGTCTTGTATGCGATTACACCGCGCAAGTCCTCCGGGAATCCGCAGCACGATGCAAAGGTTGGCAGCTCCCATAAAACGCCTCGTTCTGCCGCCAATGCGCAGCCCAAGCGTTCACTCTCGGAGCGTATGTCCGACCGCTGGGAAAAACGCCAAGACGGTGAACTCTAG
- a CDS encoding polyprenyl synthetase family protein, with product MSHSARLLSQLQGCLDDFLNTRSSILTDISPDAAPLLERSQNFLSGGKRFRALFTYWAWRGLVENRESDPFVSTPQGEALNDPDSLEASPQASRDHSTVIRVASALELFHAAALVHDDVIDNSDTRRGALAAHKQFEHAHLNGEWRGSAAAFGVAGAILLGDLLQFWSDELFNDGTSALADQVSARAARAHFNRMRSEVAAGQYLDVLEEQVWGNASDAEQLERSTRVLIYKSAKYTVEAPLLIGAALAGATPEQEALLSDFGLPLGIAYQLRDDVLGVFGDSSITGKPSGDDLREGKQTVLIALTRRALPGNQRRLFDELVGDPTLDSAQITLLQNTITDTGALAQVEKMITENVQRSQSALDDAPVGPVTRHQLRTLANRVANRVA from the coding sequence GTGTCACACAGCGCCAGACTTCTCAGCCAATTACAGGGTTGTCTTGATGACTTCCTCAACACCCGCTCCTCTATTCTGACCGATATCAGTCCAGACGCCGCCCCCCTCCTAGAACGATCACAAAACTTCCTCAGCGGCGGCAAACGATTCCGCGCCCTTTTCACCTACTGGGCCTGGCGCGGCCTTGTTGAGAACCGCGAGTCCGATCCTTTTGTGAGCACACCGCAGGGAGAAGCACTAAACGATCCCGACTCCCTGGAGGCTTCACCTCAGGCCTCCCGAGACCACTCAACAGTTATTCGGGTGGCAAGCGCACTGGAACTTTTTCACGCGGCAGCGCTTGTCCACGACGATGTCATCGACAACTCAGACACGCGCCGCGGCGCCCTCGCCGCACACAAGCAGTTTGAACACGCCCATCTCAACGGCGAATGGCGCGGCAGCGCGGCAGCGTTTGGTGTGGCCGGAGCGATCCTCCTCGGTGACCTACTTCAGTTCTGGAGCGATGAGCTTTTTAACGATGGAACGTCGGCTCTCGCAGACCAGGTATCCGCCCGAGCCGCACGTGCGCACTTCAACCGGATGCGATCCGAGGTTGCCGCGGGTCAGTACCTCGATGTGCTCGAAGAGCAGGTCTGGGGAAACGCCTCCGACGCGGAGCAGCTCGAACGCTCCACCCGTGTCCTCATCTACAAGTCAGCAAAATACACCGTGGAAGCCCCCCTCCTCATAGGTGCCGCCCTCGCCGGAGCAACCCCGGAACAGGAAGCTCTCCTCAGCGATTTTGGTCTTCCCCTGGGCATCGCCTACCAGCTACGCGACGATGTGCTCGGAGTTTTTGGTGATTCCTCAATCACGGGAAAACCCTCCGGCGACGATCTCCGAGAGGGTAAACAAACGGTTCTCATTGCGCTCACGCGGCGCGCGCTCCCCGGTAATCAGCGTCGACTCTTTGACGAACTTGTGGGTGACCCCACTCTGGACAGCGCACAGATCACCCTGTTACAAAACACCATCACCGATACGGGTGCCCTGGCGCAGGTGGAAAAAATGATCACAGAGAATGTGCAGCGCTCTCAGAGTGCCCTCGACGATGCCCCCGTCGGACCGGTAACCCGCCATCAATTACGAACCCTTGCTAACAGAGTTGCCAATCGGGTCGCCTAG
- a CDS encoding Rv2175c family DNA-binding protein, producing the protein MTHATHDNDYYTIPDLVEMFDVGPGRIHRLIEQRDLAAIRVEGILKVPSAFVLNDEPLSFLKGTLMVLEDAGFSNEEAVSWLLSDNDTLGTTPIEALRNGRKTEVRRVALALAF; encoded by the coding sequence GTGACACATGCGACACACGACAATGATTACTACACGATTCCCGATTTAGTTGAGATGTTTGATGTGGGGCCGGGACGAATTCACCGCCTTATTGAGCAGCGTGACCTTGCGGCTATCCGGGTTGAGGGTATTCTGAAGGTTCCTTCCGCGTTCGTTCTCAACGATGAACCTCTCTCGTTCCTGAAGGGAACGCTTATGGTGCTGGAGGATGCCGGCTTTAGTAACGAAGAAGCGGTGAGCTGGCTTTTGAGTGATAACGATACCCTGGGGACCACCCCGATCGAGGCTCTGCGTAACGGTAGAAAAACCGAAGTTCGACGGGTCGCTCTAGCCCTGGCGTTCTAA
- the pknB gene encoding Stk1 family PASTA domain-containing Ser/Thr kinase, translating to MTTAHVDPLIGRVLDGRYVVRSRIARGGMATVYVATDQRLERRVAIKVMHGHLADDNAFKRRFDQEARSAARLAHPNVVNVYDQGQDSEFAYLVMEYLPGITLRDLLKTEGALTADQTLEISEAVLSGLAAAHHEKIVHRDMKPENILLADDGRIKLGDFGLARAASANTTTGQALLGTIAYLSPELVTKGVADERSDIYAFGIVLYEMITGVQPFTGEQPMQIAYQHANDEVPPPSLASSNSTPELDALVRWATQRDPQNRPADAQALLAEVHRIRAGLADGIDPAHTTVMPPGGLPTQATTIFPHTPTSEATSALTSTLRDTASHPHNTPTVTSASESSESSIHALHSSTVRRRKRGAIIFPLVLLLAVTLGTGGWWFGGGPGSLITVPDVVSLPLAEAQQILNEQDFRVQVNQCSSVDVPAGDVVNTKPTAGTRLARDTEIVLCESTGPRILSVPPLSGVPLDEALQAITAAGFKAGSVVEQQFDTDLPAGTVIVAVTEDGRGVPAELNEQTLINLITSAGARPRVYGLTSAKASEAITAAGLVHDPKLDIQSFSTEVDKARVIALTNVPETLRVGDSVGIEISQGPELFEIPNVSGQTIREAMNALTSAGFVPSTSVAEKFAGIDVWATARVLRTSPAAGTRVEKGTTVDIAATE from the coding sequence GTGACTACTGCACACGTAGACCCGTTGATTGGTCGAGTACTCGATGGTCGATACGTCGTGCGCTCTCGCATAGCCCGGGGCGGAATGGCCACCGTCTACGTGGCAACAGACCAGCGCCTTGAACGCCGTGTAGCAATCAAGGTGATGCACGGTCACCTGGCCGATGATAACGCTTTTAAACGACGTTTCGATCAAGAGGCAAGATCCGCCGCCCGACTTGCCCACCCCAACGTCGTTAATGTCTACGATCAGGGTCAAGACTCTGAATTTGCCTACCTGGTGATGGAATACCTTCCGGGAATTACGCTGCGCGATCTCCTCAAAACGGAGGGCGCGCTCACCGCCGATCAGACGCTAGAGATCAGCGAGGCTGTTCTCAGTGGCCTAGCCGCTGCGCACCACGAGAAAATCGTGCACCGGGATATGAAGCCCGAAAATATTTTGTTGGCCGACGACGGCCGAATCAAGCTGGGTGATTTTGGTCTTGCACGCGCAGCCAGCGCAAACACAACAACCGGACAGGCTCTTCTGGGAACCATCGCCTATCTCTCCCCCGAGCTTGTCACCAAGGGTGTTGCTGACGAACGCAGTGACATCTACGCGTTTGGCATTGTTCTCTACGAGATGATCACTGGAGTCCAGCCGTTCACCGGCGAACAGCCGATGCAAATTGCCTACCAGCACGCCAACGATGAGGTTCCCCCTCCCAGCCTGGCTTCATCAAACTCCACACCGGAACTCGACGCCCTGGTACGCTGGGCCACCCAACGCGATCCTCAAAATCGCCCGGCAGATGCACAGGCGCTTCTGGCAGAGGTTCATCGAATACGCGCAGGCCTAGCCGATGGGATCGACCCCGCCCACACCACCGTTATGCCTCCCGGAGGCCTCCCCACTCAGGCCACCACGATATTTCCTCACACCCCCACCTCCGAGGCGACCTCCGCACTCACCTCGACGCTCCGAGATACTGCCTCGCATCCTCATAACACCCCAACCGTTACAAGCGCGAGCGAATCCTCGGAAAGCAGTATTCACGCGCTACACAGCTCCACTGTACGTCGCAGAAAACGCGGGGCGATCATCTTCCCACTTGTGCTTCTTCTTGCCGTCACTCTAGGAACGGGCGGATGGTGGTTTGGCGGTGGCCCGGGCTCTCTCATAACCGTTCCAGATGTTGTCTCCCTTCCCCTTGCCGAAGCGCAGCAAATCCTCAACGAACAGGATTTTAGGGTTCAGGTTAACCAGTGCTCGAGCGTTGATGTTCCCGCCGGTGACGTGGTCAACACAAAACCCACCGCGGGGACACGTCTTGCACGGGATACGGAGATTGTTCTGTGCGAGTCGACCGGCCCGCGCATACTGAGTGTTCCTCCCCTGAGCGGGGTACCACTGGATGAGGCGCTCCAGGCTATAACCGCTGCGGGCTTTAAGGCCGGTAGCGTTGTTGAACAACAGTTTGATACTGACCTCCCCGCGGGTACAGTGATCGTGGCGGTCACCGAAGACGGTCGGGGAGTTCCCGCAGAACTCAACGAACAGACGCTCATCAACCTCATCACCTCGGCGGGCGCACGACCACGAGTTTACGGACTTACCAGCGCCAAAGCATCCGAAGCTATCACCGCTGCGGGACTGGTGCACGATCCAAAACTCGATATTCAGAGCTTTAGCACGGAAGTTGATAAAGCTCGAGTCATCGCCCTCACTAACGTCCCGGAAACTCTGCGTGTGGGAGACTCAGTGGGGATAGAAATCTCTCAGGGACCAGAGCTTTTTGAAATTCCCAACGTATCGGGACAGACCATTCGTGAAGCAATGAACGCCCTCACCTCAGCGGGATTTGTTCCCAGCACAAGCGTAGCCGAGAAATTTGCCGGGATCGACGTGTGGGCTACAGCGCGGGTGCTCCGAACCTCTCCCGCCGCCGGTACGAGGGTAGAGAAGGGCACCACCGTCGATATTGCAGCGACCGAGTAA
- a CDS encoding 3-deoxy-7-phosphoheptulonate synthase class II — protein MEDVLAGLDYWRNLEAKQQPSWPDMAAVREASAELASFPPLVFAGEVDQLRDRLAAAARGEAFLLMGGDCAETFAGATAEQIRNRVKTVLQMAVVLTYGASMPVIKVGRMAGQFAKPRSNDFETRNGVTLPAYRGDIVNGYDFTPESREANPRRLVQGYHTASSTLNLIRAFTQGGFADLRQVHEWNKGFTENPANARYNRLAKEIDRAVHFMIACGADLGEMTRTEFFVSHEALLMDYERPMTRIDSRTGTAYNTSSHFLWVGERTRDLDGAHVDFLSRVRNPIGVKLGPTTTGDDALRLIDKLDPDREPGRLTFITRMGADKIRDALPPVLKAVHDSGATPLWVTDPMHGNGITTPTGYKTRRFDDVMDELKGFFAAHREVGTFPGGIHVELTGDDVTECLGGSENIDEASLATRYESLCDPRLNHMQSLELAFQVTEELTR, from the coding sequence ATAGAGGACGTTTTGGCGGGACTCGATTATTGGCGTAATCTCGAGGCCAAGCAACAGCCTTCCTGGCCGGATATGGCGGCGGTGCGCGAAGCATCTGCCGAGCTTGCTTCGTTTCCGCCCCTGGTGTTTGCGGGCGAGGTTGATCAGCTGCGTGACCGTTTAGCCGCAGCCGCTCGAGGAGAGGCATTTCTCTTGATGGGTGGGGACTGTGCAGAAACTTTTGCCGGTGCAACCGCTGAGCAGATTCGTAACAGGGTTAAAACGGTCTTACAGATGGCCGTTGTGCTCACCTACGGTGCCTCCATGCCTGTTATTAAGGTTGGACGCATGGCCGGTCAGTTTGCCAAGCCGCGCTCCAACGACTTCGAGACTCGTAACGGTGTGACTCTACCCGCCTACCGTGGGGATATCGTTAACGGCTACGACTTCACGCCCGAATCACGTGAGGCAAATCCGCGACGTCTCGTTCAGGGGTACCACACAGCGTCAAGTACCCTCAACCTCATCCGGGCTTTCACGCAGGGCGGCTTTGCCGACCTGCGTCAGGTGCACGAGTGGAACAAGGGTTTCACGGAGAATCCCGCGAATGCGCGCTACAATCGGCTAGCAAAAGAGATTGACCGCGCGGTTCACTTTATGATTGCCTGTGGTGCAGACCTGGGGGAGATGACGCGCACCGAGTTCTTTGTGAGCCACGAGGCACTTCTGATGGATTACGAACGTCCGATGACTAGAATCGACTCGCGCACCGGAACCGCTTACAACACCTCCTCGCACTTCTTGTGGGTCGGCGAGCGTACGCGTGATCTTGATGGCGCACACGTGGATTTTCTCTCCCGAGTGCGCAACCCCATTGGTGTCAAACTGGGGCCCACCACTACGGGTGACGACGCTTTGCGTCTGATCGATAAACTTGATCCCGACCGGGAGCCGGGTCGTCTCACCTTTATTACTCGCATGGGTGCTGACAAGATTCGGGATGCGCTGCCTCCCGTTTTGAAAGCCGTCCATGATAGTGGCGCTACACCCCTGTGGGTTACCGATCCCATGCACGGGAACGGGATCACCACCCCCACAGGGTACAAGACGCGTCGTTTTGACGACGTCATGGACGAACTCAAGGGGTTTTTTGCCGCTCACCGAGAGGTAGGAACATTCCCTGGAGGAATCCACGTTGAGCTTACGGGTGACGATGTCACCGAGTGCCTGGGCGGTTCAGAAAACATTGATGAGGCGAGCTTGGCGACGCGCTACGAGTCCCTCTGCGATCCGCGCCTCAACCATATGCAGTCTCTCGAATTGGCCTTTCAGGTAACAGAAGAGCTCACTCGCTAA
- a CDS encoding lysophospholipid acyltransferase family protein: MFYWIMKHLIAGPLLKTIYRPWVTGAENIPKEGGVILASNHLSVIDSVFLPIMIDRPVSFLAKSDYFTGRGFSGWITKNFMLATGQKPIDRSGGKASEASLNTGLEVLGNGHLLGIYPEGTRSPTGKMYRGRTGVARMILESGVPVVPVAMVDTDKAMPIGSKLPKIRRIGTVIGEPLDFSRFQGMDGDRFILRSITDELMYELQKLSGQEYVDIYASTVRNRIPAS; encoded by the coding sequence GTGTTCTACTGGATTATGAAGCACCTGATAGCGGGCCCGCTTTTGAAGACGATTTATCGGCCCTGGGTAACGGGGGCAGAAAACATCCCTAAAGAGGGTGGGGTGATTCTTGCCAGCAATCATCTTTCTGTGATTGACTCGGTTTTTTTGCCGATAATGATTGATCGGCCCGTGTCCTTCCTAGCAAAGAGCGATTACTTTACGGGCCGTGGCTTCTCCGGTTGGATCACCAAGAACTTTATGCTTGCCACCGGACAGAAACCAATTGACCGTTCCGGGGGTAAAGCTTCTGAGGCCTCGCTTAATACGGGTCTTGAGGTTTTAGGGAACGGTCATCTCCTGGGAATTTATCCAGAGGGTACACGCAGTCCTACGGGAAAGATGTACCGTGGGCGCACCGGTGTTGCTCGTATGATCTTAGAATCGGGGGTGCCGGTTGTCCCGGTTGCCATGGTCGACACCGATAAGGCCATGCCCATCGGAAGTAAGCTTCCCAAGATTCGTCGTATCGGCACCGTTATCGGTGAGCCGCTCGACTTCTCCCGTTTTCAAGGCATGGACGGGGACCGTTTTATACTTCGTTCCATCACAGATGAGCTGATGTACGAACTGCAAAAATTGAGTGGACAAGAATACGTTGACATCTATGCGTCGACAGTGCGTAACCGGATTCCTGCATCATAA
- a CDS encoding long-chain fatty acid--CoA ligase translates to MKQVNTPAIVKAQPSHNTTDLLIDRVKATPHQVLFAIPAGEGWSDITAQQFLTAVTQLAKGFVAADIQPGDKVGFICKTKYEWTLVDFALWFAGAVMVPIYDTSSPSQIQWILEDSEAVALITETETHFARFDEVGHDLPRIKTVLRLDEGALSTAAKAGVDIPDEEIERRRNLAQGSDIATLIYTSGSTGRPKGVVLTHSNFVETSRNSVEALSIMLVGGASTLLFITLAHVFARFISVLCIDGGIRVGHQADTTQLLPALKSFRPSFLLAVPRVFEKVYNASEQKAEGEGKGKIFRAAVKVAVEHSRAVERGSVPLGLRIKFRIFDLLVFSKLREALGGQVKYAVSGSAPLGETLGHFYHSLGIKILEGYGLTETTAPLTVNLPQNFKIGTVGPPLPGVSIRIAEDGEILAQGVDIFDRYWNNEEATKEAFTEDGYFKTGDVGSFDSEGRLIITGRKKEIIVTAGGKNVAPAFLEDPIRANPIISQVTVVGDQKPFISALITLDMEMLPTWLKNKGLNPDMSLGQASKDPTVLAEIQKAVDAANTRVSRAESIRKFTVLPVEYTEESGHLTPKMSTKRNIILRDFASDIEALYAGTAPHTEGMSIQH, encoded by the coding sequence GTGAAACAGGTAAACACACCCGCAATTGTAAAAGCTCAACCATCCCACAACACAACCGACCTGCTCATTGATCGAGTAAAGGCCACACCCCACCAGGTACTTTTTGCAATTCCTGCGGGCGAAGGATGGAGCGATATAACCGCTCAACAATTTCTCACCGCAGTCACACAACTAGCAAAAGGCTTTGTGGCGGCAGATATCCAGCCGGGGGACAAAGTCGGTTTCATCTGTAAAACCAAATATGAGTGGACCCTCGTAGACTTTGCACTCTGGTTCGCCGGAGCCGTTATGGTCCCCATCTACGACACCTCATCCCCGTCACAGATCCAATGGATACTTGAAGACTCAGAGGCCGTCGCGCTTATCACTGAAACAGAAACACACTTTGCACGTTTTGATGAGGTTGGCCACGACCTTCCTCGAATAAAAACTGTGCTGCGGTTAGATGAGGGAGCCCTCTCCACCGCAGCTAAAGCCGGGGTTGATATTCCCGACGAGGAGATCGAACGTCGCCGCAACCTCGCTCAGGGGTCGGATATAGCGACCCTCATCTATACATCGGGTTCGACAGGCCGTCCCAAGGGTGTGGTTCTTACCCACTCCAACTTTGTCGAGACCTCACGAAACTCTGTTGAGGCTCTGTCCATTATGCTGGTTGGCGGGGCCTCCACCCTCCTCTTCATCACGCTGGCGCACGTCTTTGCCCGTTTCATCTCGGTGCTCTGCATCGACGGTGGAATCCGTGTGGGGCACCAGGCAGATACAACACAGCTTCTCCCCGCACTTAAGTCATTTCGCCCCTCCTTCTTACTCGCTGTGCCCCGGGTGTTTGAGAAGGTGTATAACGCCTCCGAGCAGAAAGCGGAGGGTGAGGGCAAAGGAAAGATCTTCCGCGCCGCGGTCAAGGTCGCGGTAGAGCACTCACGAGCGGTTGAGAGGGGCAGCGTTCCTCTTGGCCTTCGCATTAAGTTCCGCATCTTCGATCTGCTTGTTTTCAGCAAGCTCAGGGAGGCTCTGGGCGGACAGGTCAAGTACGCTGTATCCGGTTCTGCTCCCCTCGGTGAGACACTGGGGCATTTCTACCACAGCCTCGGCATCAAGATTCTTGAGGGTTACGGCCTCACCGAAACAACCGCACCCCTCACGGTTAATCTGCCTCAGAACTTTAAAATCGGCACTGTTGGCCCACCCCTGCCCGGTGTAAGCATCCGCATTGCCGAGGACGGCGAAATCCTCGCTCAGGGTGTGGATATTTTTGATCGCTATTGGAACAACGAAGAGGCCACAAAAGAGGCTTTTACCGAGGACGGATACTTCAAAACCGGTGATGTGGGTAGCTTCGACAGTGAGGGACGCCTGATAATCACCGGGCGCAAGAAAGAGATTATTGTCACCGCCGGAGGTAAAAACGTTGCCCCCGCTTTCCTTGAGGATCCGATTCGAGCCAACCCCATCATTTCTCAGGTAACGGTTGTTGGAGACCAAAAGCCCTTTATCTCGGCCCTCATCACCCTGGACATGGAGATGCTACCCACCTGGCTCAAAAACAAAGGGCTCAATCCCGACATGTCACTCGGCCAGGCGTCAAAAGACCCAACCGTTCTGGCAGAGATCCAAAAAGCCGTCGATGCTGCAAACACGCGCGTGTCACGGGCTGAATCGATCCGCAAGTTCACCGTACTTCCGGTCGAGTACACCGAGGAGAGCGGCCACCTCACCCCCAAGATGAGCACCAAGAGAAACATTATCCTCCGCGATTTTGCGTCAGATATTGAGGCTCTCTACGCGGGTACAGCCCCACACACAGAGGGAATGTCAATCCAACACTGA
- a CDS encoding peptide deformylase: MAERVIRIFGDPVLKSVCRPVDLGDPGVRGLVTDLLDSVKLPGRAGVAANQIGVDLRAFSYNADGEVGYVLNPVLVKVWGEPEHIGEGCLSVPDLWYPVERYPFARVEGVDLDGKPVVLEGEGLLAQVLQHETDHLDGKLYLDRLDRENRGKAYRDIREAPWF, from the coding sequence ATGGCTGAACGCGTAATTCGAATATTTGGTGACCCCGTGCTCAAATCGGTGTGCAGGCCGGTAGACCTGGGTGATCCGGGTGTTCGCGGGCTGGTAACTGATCTGCTCGACAGTGTCAAACTGCCGGGTCGGGCCGGGGTCGCGGCAAACCAAATAGGTGTTGATCTGCGCGCTTTCAGCTATAACGCTGATGGGGAGGTCGGTTATGTCCTCAATCCCGTGCTGGTGAAGGTGTGGGGGGAGCCCGAGCACATCGGTGAGGGGTGTCTTTCCGTTCCAGACCTGTGGTATCCCGTCGAGCGCTACCCATTTGCGCGGGTTGAGGGCGTTGACCTGGATGGAAAGCCGGTTGTGCTTGAGGGGGAGGGGCTTCTGGCTCAGGTTCTGCAGCACGAGACCGATCACCTCGATGGCAAGCTTTATCTCGATCGTCTAGACCGTGAAAATCGCGGCAAGGCGTACCGGGATATCCGAGAAGCACCGTGGTTTTAG